The following is a genomic window from Pseudomonas parafulva.
GGCCTTCCCGGTGCCGTTCTGGCCCTGGGGGCCGGCGCTGGCGATCGTATTCATGTTGTTCATTTTCGGTGTGCTCGGCTACTTCCCCGACACCCAGGCGGCGCTGCTGGTCGGCGTGGTCTGGGTGGTGTTCCTGGTGCTGTCCTACCGGCTGTGGTGCAAACCGCGCGCCGGTGGCGACCAGGTCGCCCGGGAACAGGCCGAGCTGCACCGCTGACGTGTGGAGCGCACTATGAGAACCCTCTGGCAGAACTGCCATGTCGCCACCATGGCGCAGGGCAACTACTCGACGATCGAGCAGGCAGCGATCGTCAGCAATGCCGGGCTGATCGAATGGATCGGCGCGCAGGCGGACGTCCCCAGCGTCGAGGCCGAGCGGGTGGTCGACCTGGGCGGCGCCTGGGTCACCCCTGGCTTGATCGATTGCCATACCCACGCCGTGTTCGGCGGCAACCGCAGCGGCGAATTCGAGCAGCGCCTGCAAGGCGTCAGCTATGCCGAGATCGCCGCCAACGGCGGTGGCATCGCCAGCACCGTGCGTGCCACCCGTGCGGCCAGCGAGGACGCCCTGCTGGCCAGCGCCCGCCAACGCGTGCAAGCGTTGCTGCGCGATGGCGTGACCACCCTGGAGATCAAGTCCGGCTACGGGCTGGACCTGGTCAACGAGCGCAAGATGCTGCGCGTGGCCCGCCGCCTCGGCGAGGAACTGCCGGTGACCGTGCGCGCCACCTGCCTGGCCGCCCACGCGCTGCCACCGGAGTACGCTGGGCGCGCCGACGCCTACATCGACCTGGTCTGCGAGCAGATGCTGCCGGCCCTGGCCAGCGAAGGGCTGATCGATGCGGTGGATGCGTTCTGCGAGCACCTGGCATTCTCCCCGGCCCAGGTCGAGCGGGTATTCATCAAGGCCCGTGAACTGGGCCTGCCGGTGAAGCTGCATGCCGAGCAGTTGTCGTCGCTGCATGGATCGAGCCTGGCGGCGCGCTACCAGGCGCTGTCGGCCGATCACCTGGAGTTCATGACCGAAGACGATGCCATCGCCATGGCCAAGGCCGGCACTGTGGCGGTGCTGCTGCCGGGCGCGTTCTATTTCCTGCGCGAGACCCAGTTGCCGCCCCTGGACGCCCTGCGTCGGCATGGCGTGAAGATCGCC
Proteins encoded in this region:
- the hutI gene encoding imidazolonepropionase, producing MRTLWQNCHVATMAQGNYSTIEQAAIVSNAGLIEWIGAQADVPSVEAERVVDLGGAWVTPGLIDCHTHAVFGGNRSGEFEQRLQGVSYAEIAANGGGIASTVRATRAASEDALLASARQRVQALLRDGVTTLEIKSGYGLDLVNERKMLRVARRLGEELPVTVRATCLAAHALPPEYAGRADAYIDLVCEQMLPALASEGLIDAVDAFCEHLAFSPAQVERVFIKARELGLPVKLHAEQLSSLHGSSLAARYQALSADHLEFMTEDDAIAMAKAGTVAVLLPGAFYFLRETQLPPLDALRRHGVKIALSSDLNPGTSPVLSLRLMLNMGCTLLRMTPEEALAGVTVHAATALGLGASHGTLEVGKVADFVAWQIDRPADLAYWLGGDLPKRVVRLGHEISH